The Odocoileus virginianus isolate 20LAN1187 ecotype Illinois chromosome 12, Ovbor_1.2, whole genome shotgun sequence genome has a segment encoding these proteins:
- the PGAM5 gene encoding serine/threonine-protein phosphatase PGAM5, mitochondrial isoform X1, with protein sequence MAFRQALQLAACGLAGGSAAVLFSAVAVGKPRAGGDAEPRVVEPPAWAGAARPGPGVWDPNWDRREPLSLVNLRKRNLEPGEEELTSRLDHCKAKATRHIFLIRHSQYHVDASLEKDRTLTPLGREQAELTGLRLASLGLKFNKIVHSSMTRAVETTDIISKHLPGVCKVSTDLLREGAPIEPDPPVSHWKPEAVQYYEDGARIEAAFRNYIHRADAKQQEDSYEIFICHANVIRYIVCRALQFPPEGWLRLSLNNGSITHLVVRPDGRVALRALGDTGFMPPDKISRS encoded by the exons ATGGCGTTCCGGCAGGCGCTACAGCTGGCGGCCTGCGGCCTGGCCGGGGGCTCGGCCGCGGTGCTCTTCTCGGCAGTGGCGGTGGGGAAGCCCCGCGCGGGCGGGGACGCGGAGCCGCGCGTGGTCGAGCCCCCGGCGTGGGCGGGGGCCGCGCGCCCCGGGCCCGGCGTCTGGGACCCCAACTGGGACAG GAGAGAACCACTGTCCTTGGTCAACCTGCGGAAGAGGAACCTAGAGCCTGGAGAAGAGGAGCTGACATCCAGGCTGGACCACTGCAAGGCCAAGGCCACACGGCACATCTTCCTCATCAGGCACTCCCAGTACCACGTGGAcgcctccctggagaaggaccgCACACTGACGCCCCTGG GTCGTGAGCAGGCTGAACTAACTGGTCTGCGACTTGCAAGCTTGGGGTTGAAGTTCAATAAAATCGTCCATTCCTCCATGACTCGTGCGGTAGAAACCACTGACATCATCAGTAAACACCTGCCAG GCGTCTGCAAGGTCAGCACAGACCTGCTGAGGGAAGGCGCCCCCATCGAGCCCGACCCCCCTGTGTCTCACTGGAAGCCGGAGgctgtg CAGTATTATGAAGATGGAGCACGGATCGAGGCCGCTTTCCGGAACTACATCCACCGGGCAGACGCCAAGCAGCAGGAGGACAGCTATGAGATCTTCATCTGCCATGCAAATGTCATCCGCTACATTGTGTGCCG GGCGCTGCAGTTCCCTCCAGAAGGCTGGCTCCGCCTTTCCCTCAACAACGGCAGCATTACCCACCTGGTGGTCCGGCCTGATGGCCGAGTGGCTCTCAGGGCCCTTGGGGACACAGGGTTCATGCCTCCTGACAAGATCTCCCGTTCCTGA
- the PGAM5 gene encoding serine/threonine-protein phosphatase PGAM5, mitochondrial isoform X2 — protein MAFRQALQLAACGLAGGSAAVLFSAVAVGKPRAGGDAEPRVVEPPAWAGAARPGPGVWDPNWDRREPLSLVNLRKRNLEPGEEELTSRLDHCKAKATRHIFLIRHSQYHVDASLEKDRTLTPLGREQAELTGLRLASLGLKFNKIVHSSMTRAVETTDIISKHLPGVCKVSTDLLREGAPIEPDPPVSHWKPEAVYYEDGARIEAAFRNYIHRADAKQQEDSYEIFICHANVIRYIVCRALQFPPEGWLRLSLNNGSITHLVVRPDGRVALRALGDTGFMPPDKISRS, from the exons ATGGCGTTCCGGCAGGCGCTACAGCTGGCGGCCTGCGGCCTGGCCGGGGGCTCGGCCGCGGTGCTCTTCTCGGCAGTGGCGGTGGGGAAGCCCCGCGCGGGCGGGGACGCGGAGCCGCGCGTGGTCGAGCCCCCGGCGTGGGCGGGGGCCGCGCGCCCCGGGCCCGGCGTCTGGGACCCCAACTGGGACAG GAGAGAACCACTGTCCTTGGTCAACCTGCGGAAGAGGAACCTAGAGCCTGGAGAAGAGGAGCTGACATCCAGGCTGGACCACTGCAAGGCCAAGGCCACACGGCACATCTTCCTCATCAGGCACTCCCAGTACCACGTGGAcgcctccctggagaaggaccgCACACTGACGCCCCTGG GTCGTGAGCAGGCTGAACTAACTGGTCTGCGACTTGCAAGCTTGGGGTTGAAGTTCAATAAAATCGTCCATTCCTCCATGACTCGTGCGGTAGAAACCACTGACATCATCAGTAAACACCTGCCAG GCGTCTGCAAGGTCAGCACAGACCTGCTGAGGGAAGGCGCCCCCATCGAGCCCGACCCCCCTGTGTCTCACTGGAAGCCGGAGgctgtg TATTATGAAGATGGAGCACGGATCGAGGCCGCTTTCCGGAACTACATCCACCGGGCAGACGCCAAGCAGCAGGAGGACAGCTATGAGATCTTCATCTGCCATGCAAATGTCATCCGCTACATTGTGTGCCG GGCGCTGCAGTTCCCTCCAGAAGGCTGGCTCCGCCTTTCCCTCAACAACGGCAGCATTACCCACCTGGTGGTCCGGCCTGATGGCCGAGTGGCTCTCAGGGCCCTTGGGGACACAGGGTTCATGCCTCCTGACAAGATCTCCCGTTCCTGA